AATATCCTTCTGTTAGTTCTTTCAAATATTCAATATAATTTTTATAATAATTTTTGCCGAGTTCTAATAATTGCTCATTGCCTTCATTTTCACTTTTAATTTTTGCACTATTGACGGGTAATTTTTTTGATGATATATCAGAAGCGATTGCGTCATAAGATTTACTGCCATCTAAAATTTGATCAATCCATATGCGTTCGCCTTCTAAATATGCCATATGTTTATCTACTTCTGCTAAATGTTGATAACAATCGATGGATTGATATAACGCATTTTTGGCACTATTAAGTTTACGTTCTATCAATTTATCCATCATCTTAAAATATTCATGTTGTTCATCAATATCTTTATATGGCTGATTTAATTGCTCGAGCCATTCAAATGGATGTGCATGCGCAATACTGAAGCGATATAAACGTTTTAATAATTCCCTTAACGAATCATCTGATCGATCATTTGAAAGGTGCTCTACTAATGCTAAGAAATGTGTATCATTCTGTTCATAATAGGTTTCTAATACATCATCAATGGCTTGATCTAACAATACGATACCTTCAACTTCACTGGCCGTTCTGAAATTTGGATCAATATCTATTTCATCGTAATGTGATTTTATTAAAGCTAAACAAAAACTATGCAATGTCGATATTTGAGCTTGATGAATTTTAATTCTTTGTGATTTCAAATGCTCGTCTTCAGGATGCTTCACACTTTCTCTTTGTATCGCTGCATTGACCCTTGCTTTCATTTCACGCGCACTTGCATTCGTAAATGTCACGACTAAGAGTCTATTTACATCTTGTTGATTACGCATAATTTTCTGAATGATACGTTCGACTAACACAGCTGTTTTACCACTGCCCGCTGCAGCTGCAACGAGTGTATCTTGTCCTTGAGTATATATGGCACGCCATTGGTCATCCGTCCATTGCGCATCTACAGGTTTCACTGGTATTGTCATTCATCTTCCTCCTCTCTTAAAAGACTGATTAACTCATCTTTACTCAATGTATGATCAATTTCTCTATATTGCTCAGTATCCGTTATAGGATCAATGTGGCATACTGATTTATATTCACAAAATTGACAAGGTAACCGCTTCTGATATTTCATAGGTGCAACTTCAGTATGCCCGTCCATAATTTGAGTGGCCGTTTCAACAAAGTTCTCTCTATTCTTATCAATTAATTTATAGAATAATTCTTCATCCAATGCTTTACTATAACTATATAATTCACCATTTTTCTTTCTAGTAACTGGAATCATATCTGATTTGAGTTGCTCTTCCAATTTATAGTCCAGCGCTTCTACTACTTCAGGATTTTTATTTACGTATCCATCCATTTTGAATTTCTCTATTGTTTGCTTTTGAATTTCTTCAACTGCTGGTATATCGCCCCATCGTTTTGCTTTAATTTCTGGTTCATGCACATGGAAGTATAACAATGCACCTGGTGAAACTTGAGGTTGTAATTTTAAAATTTCTTTATTTTGCAATACAACATCTAAGTAAGTAAACATTTGCATTTGCATGCCATATAATACTTTAGTTAAATCTAAACTTGTTTCAGAAGATTTATAGTCAATGATTGAAACATAATCTTGTTCTTTAGCTTTATATACATCTAAACGGTCAATTTGTCCGCGAATATTGATTGGCACATGACGTTTTGTCTCTAGTGGTGTTGTTTTCAATTGATGGTTCGCTGTAGATCCAAAGTTGAGTTCAAATTGATACGCTTTAAATTTCGAATGGCCCGTTTGATATTTCATTGCCTCTAATGTTGATTTAAGTATATTTTGTATTCTTAATTTTAAGTATCTGTAATGTGCTGTTCGATTTAATAAATCAAATTGGATTTTAGGTAAACTTTCATCAATCGCTTCATTAATTAAACGCATCATGTTTTGAGTTGATAATTTACTAAAGTCACCATTGACTTCATCAGAAATATACTTCAACGTTTGATGGAATATATTACCGATATCAACACTTTGAATTTGATATTTCGACCGTTCATTTAATCTCAATCCGTGTGAAACATAATGTTTAAATGGACATTGATTATATGTTTCAAACCTTGAAACACTTGCATTAATTTTATCACCATATAATTGTTCAGAAACATCATTATTTAACTGAACGGTGTCATTCTTATAAGTCAATGCTGACGCTAAAAATTGCATAGTATGATCTAAATGATGCAGTGATTGCGAAGCATGAAAAGCATCTAACCAAATATCATTTACAATTTCATCATTTAACCAATCGTTAAGTTGTTCAAAGATATGCATTTGACTTTGATGTTCATGTTCAATCAGTTGGATTGGATTTGTTTCAATATTTTCTTTTAATGACTGTACTTTTAAATCTGTAAACAATGACTCTATTGTTTCGATAAATGGACTTTTCTCTCTTACTTCTCCACTATCTGACATCAAGCTATATGTAAACACAACATCCCGTTTCGCTCTCGTCATTGCGATGTAACATACAAACGCTTCATCCATTTGTAAAATATCACTCGTTGGACTCAATTCTAAACCGCTTGATTCTGCCAATTCTTTTTTCTCGTCGTCAGTAAGTAACAACATTTGATTGGATGCTTTAGGTAATACGCCATCATTCATACCTAATAGAAATACAATTTCTTTGTTGTCTACTTTTGCTAAATCCATATTCCCTACTGTAACTTCATCAAGCGTTTGAGGAATCATTGAGAATTCTAATTCATCCATACCTCTATCCAGTATTTCAATATATTCATTTAAAGATAATGATGTGTTACCTAACACTTCTACAATATCATCGAATATACGAATCGTACCTTGCCACACTTGGTCAATTTGTTCAGCTTCTTCAAATTGATGTTTAATTTCTAGTTCATCTCTTAATGTCATTAAATGTGTTGGTAATTCAAATTGTTCAATGATGTCATATAAATTCATCGTAAATTGTTCAACCGTATCGCATTCTGATAATGCTTGTGCTAATCTTTCCACTTTGTTAACGACAAAATCTTTTAATTGAATGACACTTTGTATTGTTTTTTGGTCTTCTTCAGTTATAGATGACGCTTCTTTTTTGAGTGTTTTTTTGCCTAATTTTTCAAATGATTCAATTGTGAAGTAATCTGGATTTGTCCATCTACGACCAGATATTCCCCGTTCAAATGCATAATTTTCTAGAATATCAATTAAGTAATCTGCATTTGGAATATGGCTCGTCAATATTCCCGTTTTCAACATTCTCATCATTGATTCAAATTTCCATCCTGATTGAATTACTTCTAACATTGATCTTAAACATTCGATAAATGGATGGTATGCCATTTTCTTTTTAGCATCATGGTTATAAGCAATATCAAAATGCGGTAACACTGTTTCTATCAATTGTTCATAACTTGGATCTCTATATAATATTGCGATGTCTTTATAAGAAATATCATATTCTCTTGATCGTCTTAAAATTTCTCTCGCAACATATTGAACTTCTTCTCGCATATTAGATGCTTCTACAATCGATAAATGTTCATGATTTTTTTTATTTGGGATGAGTGCATCAAATTGACTTTCTATATGCTTCAAATCTTGATTATCATCGAATCGTTTCGTTTCTTTAAAATGCGTCTTTTGAATTGAAATATTTAAGTTATGCGCGATATCTTCCAAGTGACTCAATGTCTCTGATGTCTTTCTAAACAAACTAAATGGATCCTTACTTCCATCTGTCGTTAATCCAACCGTCACTGATTTACTATTTTTCACTAATGCTTCGATAACACGATATTCTAATGTTGAAAAGTTATGGAATCCATCAATATAAATATCCGCATCTTTTATAAATGATGAAGATGGTGCCTTCTCGATTAATTTATATAGAATATCTTCAGCTTGTACAAATCTTCCTTCAAGTTGATTTTCCAATGCACGATAAATCATTTCAATATCATTCAATTTATCTTTCATTCTGACAGGAATCGTCGTACTTTGATCTAAATACGCTAAAATATCATCAGGTTGAACGTTATATTTTTTAAAGTCTTTAATTTCATTCATCATTTTATGGCTGAAGCCATAATGTTGAATCGTTGATTGATATAAATTTAATTGTTGTTTATGTGTATGTAATAAATGGTAAGTCAACATTTCTAAAGCTTCATCAGAAATTTGTTGCTCTATTAATCCACCTTCTTCACTTAATACTCTCCAACTCAATCTCTCAAAACCGAATACAGATGTACGAATACTCCCTTTCAACTTTGGATTGCGAACGAAAGCTTGTTCATATTGAAAAGTATTTTGTGTCGGCGTTAAAAATATAATCGGATTTCCTAATGGATCTCCAATCATTTCTTCAGTCATGTGTTGAATCATTTGGCTCGTTTTCCCTGTGCCACTTCGACCAGTCCATACATTAAGTTGCATCTATTCAACCTCCCTTACAATTTTTCTCATGTATATATTTTAACATAAAAATAACGCCTCACTTAACGATATAAGCGAGGCGTTAGCCATTCAAATATTAATTTGTTGACGGATCAAAATTATAATGGAATTGATTGATTGGCCAGAATCTTAATGCAACTTCTCCAACAATTACATCTCGGTTAATTAAACCAAATGAACGTCCATCTTTACTTACTTCACGGTTATCACCTAGTACTAAGTATTCATCTTTTGGAATTTTATTAACACCATTAGAGTTGACTAAATCTTTAACTTGGAAATTCTCAGTTAATAAATCACGAGATTTATTTGCTTTATTTTGTTTCAAGTATTCTTCTGGTACTTTCTTACCATTAACATACAGTTGATCATTTTCATATTTAACTGTGTCACCAGGCATACCAATCACACGTTTTACATAGTCATCATTTTCATTTGCATGGAAGACGATAACATCACCATGATCAATTTTTCCTACGTTATATCCGATTTTGTTCACAATTACTTTTTCATTATTTTTCAATGTCGGATACATTGAATCTCCAGAGACTGTGTAAGTTACAAACAAGAATTTTTGTATAAGTAGTACACAAGCAACGGCAACAGCGATTGCTATAACCCACTCAAATATTTCTTTTTTCAAACATGCCACCTCATTATTTTTATTTATCGAATTTTACATCTATTTGGTTAAATGGATAATATCTCAAATTCACTTTACCAACTATTTCTTTTTCAAGAACAAATCCAATTTCTCTTGAATCTCTACTATTGTTACGGTTATCACCTAAAACTAAATATTCGTCTTTAGGTATAACGTCACTCTTAGAGCCTTGAATGGTTCTTGTACTGAAATCATCAGTTATTTCTTTGTCTTTTAAATACTTTTCTTTCACAAGTGTACCATTAATATACAATTTGCTGTCTTTCATTTCAACCGTGTCGCCTGGCAAACCGATAACTCTTTTAATATAGTCTTGGTTTTTATTAGCATGAAAAACAATAACATCACCATTATCAATTTGTCCAATATTTTTCACTAATTTGTTTACAATCAAACGATCACCGTTATGAAATGTCGGTTCCATTGAATGACCATCAACAACATAGCTAATGAATAAAAATGTTCTCACGACAAACAATATTACTAGCGCAAAAATAATAGCCAAAAACCATTCGAGTATTTTTCTCATTATGAACTCCTATTTTTTAAGCGATTATCAAAATATTTTTCTAGGCCTTTTCCAACTAACCATAGTATAAATATAATCACGAGAACTATTATACTCTTTTTAGGACTGGCAAAAAAGGAATTTATATCAGACCCAATGTAACTCAATGTAAATATCATAATTGCTTTTGATAAAATTAATGCAATTAAATATACTTGTTTACTAATATGCGAGAATGCACTTACCATATTAACTAAGGCGCCTGGTGTAAACGGAAAACATAATAAAATAAATAATGGTCCAAATCCATGACTATCTATCCAATGTATAAATCTGACGACTTTTGGTTGCTCGACGACTTTAACCATAAACGGCTTTTTAGAAATCAATCTAAAAATTAAAAAGACGAGATAACTCCCAGTCACAGTACCTGCCCATGTAATGATAAAGCCTAATAACAATCCATAAGCATTCACATTAACAATCACAAATAGAATAATTGGAAGAAATGGAATAAATGCTTCTATAAATGGAAGCAAGAATGCTATAAATATACCAAACGATCTAAACGTTTCAATTAAGTGAGTAATATTCTCCTCACTAAACCAGTTTAAAATATCTTGAAATACCATGTGACGCAACTTCCTTCATAAATTTATATATAGTATACCCATAATTTTAGAAATATTAAAGCAAATTGACATACGCAAATAGTCGTAGAGACAAGGATGAATTAGGTCATTTGATGAAAATGAATGATAGGGAGAATGAAGTGAGTTGGAGGTGAGGTTTTATTTAGTATTGATATGGTATTGAGTTGGTATTCTGTTTTTCGGCTCAGTTTTTTCCAGTACTGAGCCGGTATTCCCGTTTTCATCTATAATTAATATTCGTTTTCGCGTTCAATGTATATATATTTACTAGCTTTATTTTGTCCTACTCTTGAGAAGTGACTATATAAGATACGCTTAAGTGCTGCTTTTGAAATCCCTGTCCATTCCACTGAATCTTTAACTGAAATTGGTTTACCTTTCAATATATATAGCTCTTTTAGTGCTTGTATAATTAAATGGTTCCTACCTATCTTATCACCGCATTTATTACATTTCACATATTTCTTTTGGTCAAAAAACATATTAGGTTCTATTAATTTTTTACACTTAATACATTTAATACCGGTGTTAACTTGATCGAAATCTACTAACTTATAATTATCAAATTGAGACAAGAACGGCTGATTCAATGATTTTAACATTTCATATATCATTTGGTTTTCACCATACTTAAAATTTGTACCGAGTATATTGTCCAATTTATACAATTCACTTCTTAATAAAATATTCACTCTTTTTCTTAAATCACCATGTAAAGTAAATGTTGGATTTATAAATACTATGTAACTTTTCACTTCTCTATCTATTTTAAGTTTATCTATCATCCTTACCAATCCATCATTGGCCACTTCAAATTGATTTATTAAATCTTTCGATACAAATCCAGTACTTCTATATAATTTTTGTTTCTCATAAAAGTAGTCCCCGGAAAAATTTTTAATTTCAAATTGAATGATAGTTTCATCATTTATCACTATAAAATCAAATTGAATTTTATTTTGATTTTTGATTTGTAAATCATGAATCCACCAACAATCTGTGGTTTCATGCAATAATCGTGCAAATTCAGATTCAACATCATAACCTAGTTTCATTACTGCATAAGTTTCTTCCATCTCCTTTGGTAAGTGTTCAATTTTTCCCTGCAGTGCTTCAATATAATTGAATATTTGTGGTTTTTGCAATTTCATAAAAAATACACCTCATTTTTTCAAAAAATTTTCCTCAAAAACAAAAAAAGTCCTCCGAATTAAATTCGGGGACTTTTATTTCGTACGTCATTTTTATATTATAGTCTTTCTTCTAATTCTTTTTTAAGATCTTCAAATCCTGGTTTACCAAGTAGCGCGAACATATTTTGTTTATATGCTTCTACGCCTGGTTGGTTAAATGGATTTACGCCTAATAAATATCCGCTCATTGCACATGCTAATTCGAAGAAGTATACAACATAACCGAATGTATATGCATCTAACTGAGGTACTTTAACAACTAAGTTTGGTACTCCACCATCAGTATGTGCTAATAATGTTCCTTGGAATGCTTTCGTATTAACAAAATCAACTGTTTCGCCAGCTAAGAAATTCAATCCATCTAAATCATCTTTATCTTCTTCTATTGTAATATCGTGTTTAGGTGATTCAACTTTAACAACTGTTTCAAATAGGAAACGGCGTCCTTCTTGAACATATTGACCTAATGAATGTAAATCAGATGTGAAGTTGGCACTTGAAGGGTAAATTCCTTTGAAATCTTTACCTTCAGATTCACCGAATAATTGTTTCCACCATTCACTGAAGTATTGTAATGCTGGTTCATAATTAATCAGCATTTCTGTTGAATAACCTTTTGCATAAAGAATGTTTCGAATAGCTGCATATTGATATGCAATATTCTCTTCTAATTCTGATGATGATAAATCTTCACGTGCAGCAGCTGCCCCATTCATCATTTCTTGAATATCAATACCACTTGCAGCAATTGGTAATAATCCTACTGCAGTTAATACTGAATATCTTCCGCCTACATCGTCAGGTACAACAAATGTTTCATAACCTTCACCTGTTGCTAAGTCTTTTAATGCACCTTTTTCTTTATCAGTTGTAGCGAAGATACGATTTTTAGCTTCTTCTTTACCGTATTTTTCTTCTAATATTTTCTTGAATATTCTAAACGCTACTGCTGGTTCTGTAGTTGTACCAGATTTAGAAATAACATTAATAGAGAAGTCTTTTCCATCTATATAATTGATTAAATCGTGAACATATGATGATGATAAATGATGTCCTACGAAGATAATTTGTGGATGATCACCTTTTTCATAATTCGCAAATGTTGAGTTTAGCATTTCTACTGCCGCTCTTGCACCTAAGTATGAACCACCGATACCGATTACTAGTAATACTTCTGATTGTTCTTTAATACGTTTAGATGCAGCTAAGATACGATCGAATTCTTCTTTATCGTAATCAACAGGTAAATCAACCCATCCTAAAAAGTCACTACCTGCACCTGTCTTTTCATGTATAACATGATGTATATTTTTTACTAAATCACGAGATTGGTCTAATTCATGTTCACCAAAAAACGTTAATGCCTTTTTATAATCAAATTGAATATGTGTCATAATATCCTCCTATTTGTTTCATACATATATTTAATAGCACCTTTATTTTACTCTAGTTTTCATAGGCTTTCAATCTATAAAGAATGTTCTGCTCTTAAATGCATATTTATTTAATATTACTATTGAAAATTCATTTTCCATATGGTACTGTATGTTTATCGATTAAATATACAAAATATTAAATATTAATACAAAAGAGAGGTTTTAAGTTATGTCTAATAAAGTTGTTTTAGCTTATTCAGGTGGTTTAGATACAAGTGTTGCAGTGAAATGGTTGATTGAGAAAGGTTATACAATCGTTGCATGTTGCTTAGACGTTGGTGAAGGTAAAGATTTAGATTTAGTTCAACAAAAGGCTTTAGATATGGGCGCTGAACAGTCATATGTCATTGATGCCACTAAAGAATTTAGTGAAGACTTTGTTGGATATGCAATTAAAGGGAATACAATGTATGAAGGTAGCTATCCTTTAGTATCCGCTTTAAGTAGACCACTTATTTCTAAAAAATTAGTTGAAATTGCATTAAAAGAAGATGCAATTGCGATTGCTCATGGTTGTACTGGTAAAGGAAATGACCAAGTTCGTTTCGAAGTTGCTATTAAGTCACTTGCACCACACATTAAAGTGCTTGCACCTGTTCGTGAATGGTCATGGAGTCGTGAAGAAGAAATTGATTATGCAAAAAAACATAATATCCCTATTCCAATCAATTTAGACTCTCCTTATTCAATTGACCAAAATTTATGGGGTCGTAGTAATGAGTGTGGTATTTTAGAAGATCCTTTCGCTACACCACCAGAAGATGCATACGATTTAACAAATGCACTGGAAAATACACCTGACACAGCTGAAGAATTAGAACTTGAATTTGAAAATGGTTTACCAGTGTCTATTAATAACCAAGCTTATGATTTAGATCAATTGATTTTACATCTTAATGAAGTAGCTGGATTACACGGTATTGGAAGAATCGACCATGTTGAGAATCGTTTAGTTGGTATTAAATCACGTGAAGTTTATGAAACACCAGGTGCTAAAGTCATCATGGAAGCACATAAAGCGTTAGAAACAATTACTTTAACGAAAGATGTGGCACACTTTAAACCAATCATTGAAAAACAATTAGCTGAACAGATTTATAACGGTTTATGGTTCTCTCCTTTAACAGATAGCTTGAAACAATTTATAGATTCAACTCAAACTCAAGTTACTGGTACAGTACGTGTTAAATTATACAAAGGTAATGTTATTGTTAACGGACGTAAATCTCCGTACAGCTTATATAATGAAGCTTTAGCAACATATACTAAAGAAGATGCTTTCAACCAAGAAGCTGCTGTAGGATTTATCGAAATCTTTGGTTTACCTACTAAAGTTAAAGCATTGTTAGAAACTGAAGGTGTTTTAAAATGAGTAAAAAAGCTTGGGGAGGAAGATTCGAATCTAATCCCGAATCATGGGTAGATGCATTCAATGCATCTATCCATTTTGATAAAAATTTAATTGACCAAGATATTCAAGGAAGTATTGCACACGCAACAATGCTTGCTGAACAACAAATAATTGAACATGAAGAAGCCGAATTAATCATACAAGGATTAAAAGACATCAAAAAAGATTTTGAAAATGATCAATTAGAACTTTCAGAATCACTTGAGGATATTCACCTCAATATTGAACATGCATTAATTCAAAAGATTGGCCAAGTTGGAGGCAAATTGCATACTGGTAGAAGTAGAAATGACCAAGTCGCTACGGATATGCATTTATATACAAAAGAAAATGTACAAGAAATCATTGAGCTAGTAGAGTCACTTCAACAAGCAATCGTGACAATCGCAGATCAACATGTGCATACAATTATGCCTGGTTATACACATCTTCAAAGAGCTCAACCTATTTCATTTGCCCATCACATTATGACTTACTTTTGGATGCTTGAAAGAGATAAATCAAGATTTAACGATAGCATTAAACGTATAGATATCAGTCCACTTGGCGCCGCAGCTTTAAGCGGAACAACACATCCAATCGATAGACATCGTACTCAAGAATTACTTGAATTTGGTAGTTTATACGAGAACAGTCTAGATGCAGTTAGCGATCGTGATTATATCGTAGAAACATTGCATAACATTTCATTAACAATGGTTCATCTATCAAGATTTTCTGAAGAAATTATTTTTTGGTCAACAGACGAAGCCAAGTTCATCACTTTATCTGATAGTTTCTCTACAGGCTCATCAATTATGCCTCAAAAGAAAAACCCTGATATGGCAGAGCTAATCAGAGGTAAAGTTGGTAGAACAACTGGACATTTAATGAGTATGTTAGTTACGTTAAAAGGTCTCCCACTTGCTTACAATAAAGATATGCAAGAAGATAAAGAAGGTCTCTTCGATGCTATCCATACAATTAAAGGTTCTTTACGTATTTTTGAAGGTATGATTACAACAATGCAAGTCAATAAAGAACATTTAAATGAAACTGTTCATAAAGACTTTTCAAACGCTACAGAACTAGCCGACTATCTCGTTGAGCAGAATATCCCATTTAGAGAAGCACATGAAATCGTTGGTAAAATAGTACTATGGTGTATTCAAAATAATAAATATTTATTAGACGTACCATTAGAACAATATCAATCTTATAACAATAAAATTGAAGCTAACGTATATGACTATCTCAAACCAGAAAACTGTCTTAGCCGCCGTAAAAGTTACGGTTCAACCGGCCAAGAATCAGTTAAACACCAAATAAACGTAGCTAAACAATTATTATAATAGTAGAATCCTGGAATTAGTTGATTCCAGGATTTTTCGTATGTAGTGGTTAGTCGTAGTGGTTCGAAAATTAGGATCAGAATTCTGGATTATGATCGTTAGAACGCTGTAACTACCAGTATTCTGGATTATGACCGTTAGAACTCTGTAACGGACATTATTCCGAATTCTGTCCCTTAGAACTGTATAACGGACACTTCTCAGAATTTTGTCCCTTAGAACTCTGTAACGGACATTATTCCGAATTCTGTCCCTTAGAACTGTGTAACGGACATTATTCCGAATTCTGTCCTTTAGAACTGTGTAACGGACATTATTCCGAATTCTGTCCCTTAGAACTGTGTAACGGACATTATTCCGAATTCTGTCCCTTAGAACTGTGTAACGGACATTATTCCGAATTCTGTCCTTTAGAACTGTGTAACGGACATTATTCCGAATTCTGTCCTTTAGAACTGTGTAACGGACATTATTCCGAATTCTGTCCTTTAGAACTGTGTAACGGACATTATTCCGAATTCTGTCCTTTAGAACTGTGTAACGGACATTATTCCGAATTCTGACCTTTAGAATCATGTATCTAAAACTTCTCCGGAATTCTACATCATAATCCCCCACTCACTCCAACGCACACAATAAAAAAGGGAGCGGGACAGAAATCTAACTCATAAAAAAGATTTCGTAGTCCCGCCCTCGGCAAGGATGACTAGAGTTGAAAAAAGCTTGATACAAGCGCATTTTCAACTCTAGTCATCTACTACCAAGATACAAAAAAGAGACTGAGACATACATTATGTCCCAGCCTCTTCCTATTACAACAGTTTAAGCCCAACCTCTATATCGTGCCGCTTCTGCTGTACGTTTAATACCTACAATGTAAGCTGCTAAACGCATATCTATTCTTCTGTTTTCTGCTAAGTTATAAATTGTATCAAATGCTTTAACTAATTTTTCACGTAATTTTTCATTAACTTCTTCTTCTGTCCAATAATAACCTTGGTTATTTTGTACCCATTCGAAGTATGATACTGTTACGCCACCAGCACTTGCTAATACATCTGGTACTAATAAAACGCCACGTTCACTTAAAATCTTAGTTGCTGCCATTGTTGTCGGACCATTAGCTGCTTCAACTACGATTTCAGCTTTAATATCATTCGCATTTTCTTCAGTTATTTGATTAGATATTGCTGCTGGTACTAAAATGTCACAATCAATTTCAAATAATTCTTTGTTTGAAATTGTTTCATCAAATAAGTTTGTAACTGTACCGAAACTATCACGACGATCTAATAAATAATCGATATCTAAACCTTCTGGATCATGTAAAGCACCGTAAGCATCTGAGATACCTACAACTTTAGCGCCTTCGTCATATAAGAATTTCGCTAAGAAACTACCTGCATTACCGAAACCTTGGATCACGACTCTAGAACCTTTAATTGTTTTCCCACGTCTTTTTGCTGCTTGTTCAATCGCGATAACTACACCTAATGCAGTTGAACGGTCTCTACCTTGTGAACCACCTAATACGATTGGTTTACCAGTAATGAAACCTGGAGAATTAAATTCATCCATTTGACTATATTCGTCCATCATCCAAGCCATGATTTGTGAGTTTGTGAAAACATCAGGCGCTGGAATATCTTTTGTTGGACCTACAATTTGAGAAATTGCACGAACATAACCACGAGATAATCTTTCAACTTCGTGAATACTCATTTGTCGTGGATCACAAACAATACCACCTTTACCGCCACCATAAGGTAAATCAACAATGCCACATTTTAAAGTCATCCACATTGATAATG
The Mammaliicoccus sp. Dog046 genome window above contains:
- a CDS encoding glucose-6-phosphate isomerase, which translates into the protein MTHIQFDYKKALTFFGEHELDQSRDLVKNIHHVIHEKTGAGSDFLGWVDLPVDYDKEEFDRILAASKRIKEQSEVLLVIGIGGSYLGARAAVEMLNSTFANYEKGDHPQIIFVGHHLSSSYVHDLINYIDGKDFSINVISKSGTTTEPAVAFRIFKKILEEKYGKEEAKNRIFATTDKEKGALKDLATGEGYETFVVPDDVGGRYSVLTAVGLLPIAASGIDIQEMMNGAAAAREDLSSSELEENIAYQYAAIRNILYAKGYSTEMLINYEPALQYFSEWWKQLFGESEGKDFKGIYPSSANFTSDLHSLGQYVQEGRRFLFETVVKVESPKHDITIEEDKDDLDGLNFLAGETVDFVNTKAFQGTLLAHTDGGVPNLVVKVPQLDAYTFGYVVYFFELACAMSGYLLGVNPFNQPGVEAYKQNMFALLGKPGFEDLKKELEERL
- a CDS encoding argininosuccinate synthase; this encodes MSNKVVLAYSGGLDTSVAVKWLIEKGYTIVACCLDVGEGKDLDLVQQKALDMGAEQSYVIDATKEFSEDFVGYAIKGNTMYEGSYPLVSALSRPLISKKLVEIALKEDAIAIAHGCTGKGNDQVRFEVAIKSLAPHIKVLAPVREWSWSREEEIDYAKKHNIPIPINLDSPYSIDQNLWGRSNECGILEDPFATPPEDAYDLTNALENTPDTAEELELEFENGLPVSINNQAYDLDQLILHLNEVAGLHGIGRIDHVENRLVGIKSREVYETPGAKVIMEAHKALETITLTKDVAHFKPIIEKQLAEQIYNGLWFSPLTDSLKQFIDSTQTQVTGTVRVKLYKGNVIVNGRKSPYSLYNEALATYTKEDAFNQEAAVGFIEIFGLPTKVKALLETEGVLK
- the argH gene encoding argininosuccinate lyase, which encodes MSKKAWGGRFESNPESWVDAFNASIHFDKNLIDQDIQGSIAHATMLAEQQIIEHEEAELIIQGLKDIKKDFENDQLELSESLEDIHLNIEHALIQKIGQVGGKLHTGRSRNDQVATDMHLYTKENVQEIIELVESLQQAIVTIADQHVHTIMPGYTHLQRAQPISFAHHIMTYFWMLERDKSRFNDSIKRIDISPLGAAALSGTTHPIDRHRTQELLEFGSLYENSLDAVSDRDYIVETLHNISLTMVHLSRFSEEIIFWSTDEAKFITLSDSFSTGSSIMPQKKNPDMAELIRGKVGRTTGHLMSMLVTLKGLPLAYNKDMQEDKEGLFDAIHTIKGSLRIFEGMITTMQVNKEHLNETVHKDFSNATELADYLVEQNIPFREAHEIVGKIVLWCIQNNKYLLDVPLEQYQSYNNKIEANVYDYLKPENCLSRRKSYGSTGQESVKHQINVAKQLL
- a CDS encoding Glu/Leu/Phe/Val dehydrogenase; translated protein: MSENLNLVSSTQEIIGEALNKLGFDEGMYDLIKEPMRLLTVRIPVRMDDGSVKTFTGYRAQHNDAVGPTKGGVRFHPDVDVEEVTALSMWMTLKCGIVDLPYGGGKGGIVCDPRQMSIHEVERLSRGYVRAISQIVGPTKDIPAPDVFTNSQIMAWMMDEYSQMDEFNSPGFITGKPIVLGGSQGRDRSTALGVVIAIEQAAKRRGKTIKGSRVVIQGFGNAGSFLAKFLYDEGAKVVGISDAYGALHDPEGLDIDYLLDRRDSFGTVTNLFDETISNKELFEIDCDILVPAAISNQITEENANDIKAEIVVEAANGPTTMAATKILSERGVLLVPDVLASAGGVTVSYFEWVQNNQGYYWTEEEVNEKLREKLVKAFDTIYNLAENRRIDMRLAAYIVGIKRTAEAARYRGWA